The genomic region GATACCGGTTTCAGCAGCGTGACCATGCTCAAAAAGAACGTCAACATCAGCGAACTCGCCGCGCGGCTTGGGCTTTCCAAAGGGAGCGTGTCCCGGATTCTCAACGATCCGCAGGCGCCGTTCGCACCGGAGACGCGCCGGCGCGTGATGGCGATGGCGGCGGAATTGGAGTATCGCCCCAACGCCATCGCGCGCGCTCTGGCGACCGGTCAGACGGGGAGCGTCGCCTTCTGGCTGCGCGATCTCAGCACGACCTACAACGCGCACGTCGCGCAGGCGTTTGAGACGCAGATTGAGGCGGCGGGTTACCATCTGTTCATTCGCCTTTATGGCGGGGGCGGCGAGGACGACGGCAAGCCGTTTCCGCAGATGACGCCCGAGAACGCCGATGGGATCGTGACCCACGGCGCGCCGCCAAGAGGCTGGACCAGCATGGCGCAGAGCGCGTCGCGCCCCGCGCCGCTGGTGCTCACGGGCGCGATCATGGACCCAGAGGCGATCGATTGGGTGGGGATTGATTTCTACGGCGTCTCCCGCGCGGCCGTGGAGCATCTGCTCGCGCCGGGCCGTAAGCGCGTCGCGCTGCTGACGCCGCATAACATGCGCGATGACCGGCGGGTGGCGTACATGGATGTGATGGCCGAAGCCGGCCTTCCGCCGGAGGTGATCGAAGCGGGCGGCGAATCCCGCTCGGATGTGCGCCGGTCGCTGGCGGAGTATATCGACGCGCACGGATATCCCGAGGCGATGTTCTGTCATAACGATGACGCCGCCATCGCCGCCTGCCGCGTGCTGCGCGATCTGGGGCTTCAGACCCCCGGGGATGTCGCGCTCGTCGGCTGCGACGGCATTGAAGACATCGAATACCTGACGACGCCGCTCAGCACGATCGTGCTGCCGATCGACGAGATGTGCGCGCTCGCCTGGCGATACTTGAAGCGGCGGATGCAGGAGCCGGACGCGCCACCGCAGCGCATCACGCTCCAGCCGGCGCTGGCGCTCCGCGCTTCGTCGGGAGTCTCATAGATGAGAATGCAAGACAGAGATGATGTTATGAATTTGTCCATCAGTCGCCGCCAGTTTTTGAAGACGGCGACGTTCGCCGCCGGCGCGCTGCTGGCCGGCTGCGGCCCGAAGGGCGCGCCCGGCGCGCGCGTCACGCTGACCCAGTGGTACCACCAATATGGCGAGACCGGCACGCAGGACGCCGTGCTGCGCTACGCCCGCGAGTACACAAAACAGCATCCCGGCATCGCCGTGCGCGTCATCTGGATCCCCGGCGACTACAGCACCAAGCTCGGGACGGCGCTGCTGACGCGCAACGGTCCGGATGTCTTCGAAAGCACTCTGTCCGAGCCGATGGTCACGGCGGGCGAGGTCGCGCCGCTGGATGATCTCTTCACGCCGGAGATCCGCGCGGACTTCAACCCTAAGGACCTGGAGATCAACTCCGTCGGCGGCAGGATCTACGGCGTGAAGATGTTCGATGACACCGCCGCGCTCTACTACCGCAAAAGCCTGCTGGAGAAGGCGGGCGTGGACCCGCCGCGGACGATGGATGCGCTGATCGCCGCCGTCAAGAAGCTCAATACGGACGACCGTAAGGGGCTGTTCGTCGGCAACGACGGCGGCGTCGGCTCGCTGATCAATATCGCCCCATGGTCGGCCGGCAGCGATTTTCTCGTGGACGGTCATATTGTGTTCGACAACCCACGCACGGCGGCGGCTTATGAGAAAGTACTGGAGCTGAACGCGACAGGCGCTCTCTTACTTGGCGCCCCGACGGACTGGTACGACCCATCCGCGCTCACCCAGGGCCTCGCCGCCATGCAGTGGACTGGCCTTTGGGCGTACCCGGCGATCCGCAAGGCGCTGGGCGACGACGTCGGCGTCCTCCCCTGGCCCGCGCTCGACGCGCAGGGGACGCCCGCCACCTTCCTGGGCGGCTGGTCCTCCATGGTGAACGCGCAAAGCCCGAATGTCGACGAGGCGAAGAAGTACGTGAAGTGGCTCTGGATCGAGCGCGCCGATCTCCAAAAAGACTGGTGCCTCTCCTACGGCTTCCACGTGCCCGCGCGCCCCAGCGTGGCGCGCACCGCCGACGCCCTGCGCGCCACGGTCCCACAGACGGCGGCCCACAACATGACCGTCTACGGCCACGCGTTGCCGCCCTCTTGGAACAGCGCCATGAACACCGCGCTTACCGACGCCGCGACCCACATCCTCAAGGAAGGCCGCCCCGCCGCCGGAGAGCTTGCGAACGCGGCGCGAAAATGCGAGATCGTGCTGCGGCGGATGCAGGAGTAACAATGATGCTGGAGACCACGCGCCGGGCAATGAATGTAGAGCCATTCTTGATGTCGCGTTTCGAGACGTGGAAATTTTGACTCATCTTAACCCAATGCGAGACAACCAACGATGGCCGTAACCGCTCCGCTTTCAAAAATCAAAACCGCCGCGCCCGCGCGGCCGCGTCCTAAACCAGGAGCGAACCTGGCGTTCTGGGCATTTGTCGCGCCGTCGCTGATCGGCTTGATCGTGTTTACGCTGGTCCCGATCGGCTGGGGATTTCTCCTCAGCCTGTCGCATGCGCAGAACACCATTCATCCGGGGCACTATGTCGGGCTGCGCAACTATACCGATATGCTCACGGATGAGGCGTTTTTACGATCGCTGGTGACGATGGTGCTGTACTCGCTGTTCATCGTGCCGCTGACCTGGGGAATGTCGCTCGGGCTGGCGCTGCTGGTGGATAAGGCGGGGTGGGGGAAATCGTTCTGGCGGACGGTGTTCTTTATTCCCTCGGCGGTCTCGTACGTGGTGGCGTCGCTGATCTGGCGCATCAGCCTGTTCAATGGGCTCTCGTTCGGATTCGCCAATCACCTGCTCGCGCCGTTCGGAATCCATCCGATCGCCTGGGTGGGAACGGTGGACCCGCCGTGGTACTGGCTTGTGCTGGTGACCGTGCGTCTCTGGCTGCAAGTCGGCTTCTACATGATCATCTTCATCGCCGGGCTTCAAGAGATCCCAAAATCGCTGTACGAGGCGGCGGCGGTGGACGGCGCGGCGCCGGGATGGCAGACACTGCGCTATATCACGCTGCCGCAGCTGCGCAATACGTCGTTTTCGGTGCTGATGCTCAATCTCATCGCCGCGTTTCAGGCGTTCGACGAGTTTTACAATATTCTGGGCGGCGGCGGGCAGTCGGCGGGGAACGCCTCCCTGGCCCGTCCGCCGCTGGTCTACCTGTACTCGACGGCGCTGGGCGATCAGGACTTCGGACGCGGCGCGGCCGGCGCGTTTATTCTGACGGCGCTGATCTGCGCGGTCACGCTGATCCCCGGAAAGCTCTTTGGTCTGGGGCGAGCGGACAAGTGATCGTGCGGGGGAAAGGTAAGCGATGAAGACGCGCTCTCAAAATTTTTGGTCGAACGCCCCGCGTTATGTCGTGCTGACGGCGCTGGCGGTGCTTTTCGTGCTGCCGTTTTACTTGATCGTGCGCAACGCGCTGATGACGGATGCGCAGATCACGGCGCCGGGCTGGATCTGGCTCCCGCCATCGCCGCACTGGGAAAACTTCCGGGCGCTGTTCGACGATCACGACAACCAGATGCGCACCGGGCTGATCAACTCCGCCGTGATCGCCGTCGTCACGCTCGTCTTCCAGACGCTGTTCTCGTCAATGGCGGGTTACGCGCTGGCCCGCATTCCCGCGCGCGGCAGCGGCTTCGTCTTTGGACTGGTCCTGGCGACTTTGATGATCCCCGGCGCGGTGACGTTTGTGCCCGCCTTCGCGGTCATGGCCTATCTGGGCGGCGTCAACACCCAGTGGGGCGTCATCGCGCCGGGTCTGTTTAGCGCCTTCTCCATCTTCTTGTTTCGCCAGTTCTATCTGCGCTTCCCGGCGGAGATCGAGGAAGCGGGGCGCCTGGACGGACTCGGATACTTCGGCGTTTACTGGCATTTGCTGCTGCCCAACTCCACCAGCATCATGACGGCTCTGGGCGTGCTGACATTCATCGGCAGCTGGAACTCATTCCTGTGGCCCCTCGTGATCGGCCAGGACCCCAGTTCCTGGACAGTCCAGGTCGTGCTCTCGACCTTCCTGACGGCCCAGACCATGCACCTCGCCCAGCTCTTCGCCGCCGTCGCCGTCGCGGTTCTGCCGCTGATCGTCGTCTTCCTGGTGATGCAGCGCTCGATTGTGG from Capsulimonas corticalis harbors:
- a CDS encoding LacI family DNA-binding transcriptional regulator gives rise to the protein MLKKNVNISELAARLGLSKGSVSRILNDPQAPFAPETRRRVMAMAAELEYRPNAIARALATGQTGSVAFWLRDLSTTYNAHVAQAFETQIEAAGYHLFIRLYGGGGEDDGKPFPQMTPENADGIVTHGAPPRGWTSMAQSASRPAPLVLTGAIMDPEAIDWVGIDFYGVSRAAVEHLLAPGRKRVALLTPHNMRDDRRVAYMDVMAEAGLPPEVIEAGGESRSDVRRSLAEYIDAHGYPEAMFCHNDDAAIAACRVLRDLGLQTPGDVALVGCDGIEDIEYLTTPLSTIVLPIDEMCALAWRYLKRRMQEPDAPPQRITLQPALALRASSGVS
- a CDS encoding ABC transporter substrate-binding protein, yielding MNLSISRRQFLKTATFAAGALLAGCGPKGAPGARVTLTQWYHQYGETGTQDAVLRYAREYTKQHPGIAVRVIWIPGDYSTKLGTALLTRNGPDVFESTLSEPMVTAGEVAPLDDLFTPEIRADFNPKDLEINSVGGRIYGVKMFDDTAALYYRKSLLEKAGVDPPRTMDALIAAVKKLNTDDRKGLFVGNDGGVGSLINIAPWSAGSDFLVDGHIVFDNPRTAAAYEKVLELNATGALLLGAPTDWYDPSALTQGLAAMQWTGLWAYPAIRKALGDDVGVLPWPALDAQGTPATFLGGWSSMVNAQSPNVDEAKKYVKWLWIERADLQKDWCLSYGFHVPARPSVARTADALRATVPQTAAHNMTVYGHALPPSWNSAMNTALTDAATHILKEGRPAAGELANAARKCEIVLRRMQE
- a CDS encoding carbohydrate ABC transporter permease, coding for MAVTAPLSKIKTAAPARPRPKPGANLAFWAFVAPSLIGLIVFTLVPIGWGFLLSLSHAQNTIHPGHYVGLRNYTDMLTDEAFLRSLVTMVLYSLFIVPLTWGMSLGLALLVDKAGWGKSFWRTVFFIPSAVSYVVASLIWRISLFNGLSFGFANHLLAPFGIHPIAWVGTVDPPWYWLVLVTVRLWLQVGFYMIIFIAGLQEIPKSLYEAAAVDGAAPGWQTLRYITLPQLRNTSFSVLMLNLIAAFQAFDEFYNILGGGGQSAGNASLARPPLVYLYSTALGDQDFGRGAAGAFILTALICAVTLIPGKLFGLGRADK
- a CDS encoding carbohydrate ABC transporter permease; translated protein: MKTRSQNFWSNAPRYVVLTALAVLFVLPFYLIVRNALMTDAQITAPGWIWLPPSPHWENFRALFDDHDNQMRTGLINSAVIAVVTLVFQTLFSSMAGYALARIPARGSGFVFGLVLATLMIPGAVTFVPAFAVMAYLGGVNTQWGVIAPGLFSAFSIFLFRQFYLRFPAEIEEAGRLDGLGYFGVYWHLLLPNSTSIMTALGVLTFIGSWNSFLWPLVIGQDPSSWTVQVVLSTFLTAQTMHLAQLFAAVAVAVLPLIVVFLVMQRSIVEGATFSGGKE